The proteins below are encoded in one region of Rhizobium sp. 9140:
- a CDS encoding diacylglycerol/lipid kinase family protein translates to MKLKAILNSDGGTFRTTDMDLYTKAMDEAFRSAGHEIEIAVVSGSDMEAELKKAANRDDLDAMIAGGGDGTISAAAGVAWKSGLPLGVVPAGTMNLFARSLKLPLDIWKVLDVLADGEVIDGDIGSANGRAFVHQFSMGLHARMVRYRESYSFASRLGKISASTRAAIGVVFNPPQFRIEFRADGVTERRKVSALSVSNNHFGANSLMYADDLTGGHLGFYTAPPLTPPGVGRLVFDILRGKFRESTLITEMSVKQVELYFPDARKHKINCVIDGELLRLRGDVEIKIHAGELKLLVGSPVAPQAAAVEPAPGMTV, encoded by the coding sequence ATGAAGCTCAAAGCCATACTGAATAGCGACGGCGGCACCTTTCGCACGACCGACATGGACCTTTACACGAAGGCGATGGACGAGGCCTTCCGGTCGGCCGGCCACGAGATCGAGATCGCCGTCGTGTCGGGCAGCGACATGGAAGCCGAACTGAAGAAGGCGGCGAACCGGGATGATCTGGATGCGATGATCGCAGGCGGCGGCGACGGGACGATTTCGGCTGCGGCCGGCGTTGCGTGGAAAAGCGGGCTGCCGCTTGGGGTCGTTCCCGCGGGAACCATGAACCTTTTCGCGCGCTCGCTGAAGCTGCCGCTCGATATCTGGAAGGTTCTCGACGTGCTCGCCGATGGCGAGGTCATCGACGGCGACATCGGCAGCGCCAATGGTCGCGCCTTCGTGCACCAATTCTCCATGGGGCTGCATGCGCGCATGGTGCGCTATCGCGAATCCTACAGCTTCGCCTCACGCCTCGGCAAGATTTCCGCCAGCACCCGCGCGGCCATCGGCGTCGTGTTCAACCCGCCGCAGTTCAGAATAGAATTTCGCGCGGATGGCGTGACGGAGCGGCGGAAGGTTTCGGCCCTTTCCGTCTCCAACAACCATTTCGGCGCCAATTCGCTGATGTATGCAGACGATCTGACCGGTGGTCATCTCGGCTTCTACACCGCCCCGCCCCTCACCCCGCCGGGCGTCGGGCGCCTCGTCTTCGACATCCTGCGCGGCAAGTTTCGCGAGAGCACGCTGATCACCGAAATGAGCGTCAAGCAGGTCGAGCTCTATTTTCCGGATGCGCGAAAGCACAAGATCAATTGCGTCATCGACGGCGAACTCCTGCGGCTTCGTGGCGATGTGGAGATCAAGATCCACGCCGGCGAGCTGAAGCTGCTGGTCGGCAGTCCGGTAGCACCCCAAGCCGCGGCCGTGGAGCCGGCGCCCGGCATGACGGTCTAA
- a CDS encoding L,D-transpeptidase, translating into MSISRRGLLLGFSALLAGCADTGSLARLNYAALPEERFPLLAVPLDQIEPELRRQEVAYPATYAPGTIVVDTPARRLYYVLENGRAMRYGIGVGREGYALAGNAYVGRKAEWPSWTPTPNMIRRDPARNLKYAGGLPGGPNNPLGARAIYLYRNGNDTMFRIHGTNQPRSIGHAMSSGCVRMLNHDVVDLYGRVKAGDQVVVLQASA; encoded by the coding sequence ATGTCCATCTCCCGCCGCGGCCTGCTGCTCGGCTTTTCCGCTCTTCTCGCCGGCTGTGCCGATACCGGGTCCCTCGCCCGGCTGAACTATGCGGCGCTTCCTGAAGAACGGTTTCCCCTGCTCGCGGTGCCGCTGGACCAGATCGAGCCGGAACTGCGCCGGCAGGAGGTGGCCTATCCCGCGACGTACGCGCCGGGCACCATCGTGGTCGATACGCCGGCGCGGCGGCTGTACTACGTTCTCGAGAACGGCCGTGCCATGCGCTACGGCATCGGCGTCGGCCGCGAAGGCTATGCGCTGGCCGGTAATGCCTATGTCGGCCGTAAGGCGGAATGGCCGAGCTGGACGCCGACGCCCAACATGATCCGGCGCGACCCCGCCCGGAACCTGAAATATGCCGGTGGCCTGCCGGGCGGCCCCAACAATCCGCTGGGTGCCCGCGCGATCTATCTCTATCGCAACGGCAACGATACGATGTTCCGCATTCATGGCACGAACCAGCCGCGGTCGATCGGCCATGCGATGTCGAGCGGCTGCGTGCGCATGCTCAATCATGACGTGGTCGATCTTTACGGGCGCGTGAAAGCCGGCGACCAGGTCGTGGTGCTTCAGGCCTCGGCCTAA
- a CDS encoding DUF992 domain-containing protein, with the protein MNKSLASIVCAAAIASGTLPVVAADLAPAQSYSDSGARNGVKIGYLDCTIAGGAGYVLGSSKAVDCAFKSTIDGEPVDDYSGAMRKLGVDLGFTTEGRLIWAVLAPTAGYHHGSLAGLYQGASAEATVGLGVGANVLAGGTSGSIHLQLLSLQGQVGLNIAAAGTSMTLTSVN; encoded by the coding sequence ATGAACAAATCCCTCGCCAGCATCGTCTGCGCTGCAGCCATCGCATCCGGTACCCTGCCGGTCGTGGCCGCCGACCTCGCCCCTGCACAGTCCTATTCCGATTCCGGTGCCCGCAATGGCGTTAAGATCGGCTATCTCGATTGCACGATTGCCGGCGGCGCCGGTTACGTTCTCGGTTCGTCCAAGGCAGTCGATTGCGCCTTCAAATCCACCATCGATGGCGAGCCTGTCGACGACTATTCGGGTGCCATGCGAAAGCTGGGCGTCGATCTTGGCTTCACCACGGAAGGTCGCCTGATCTGGGCCGTTCTCGCCCCGACAGCCGGTTACCACCATGGGTCGCTGGCCGGCCTTTACCAGGGCGCATCGGCTGAAGCCACGGTCGGCCTTGGCGTTGGCGCCAACGTTCTCGCCGGCGGTACGTCGGGCTCGATCCACCTGCAGCTCCTGAGCCTGCAAGGGCAGGTTGGCCTGAACATCGCCGCTGCCGGCACGTCGATGACGCTGACCTCGGTCAACTGA
- a CDS encoding pyridoxal phosphate-dependent aminotransferase: MSASAFARFTPLARSLPATVPFVGPEAIERQRHARLTARIGANESGFGPAPSVIEAMTSALTSVWKYNDPENFDLKKALAGHLGVRPDNLAIGEGIDGLLGQIVRLVIEPGMPVVTSLGGYPTFNFHVAGHGGRLVTVPYDGNDRENLEGLLEAARREDAPLVYLANPDNPMGSWWDAGRIVQFAEALPETTLLVLDEAYGETAPAGTLPDLAAFIDRPNIIRTRTFSKAYGLAGARVGYAISTPGTAAAFDKIRNHFGMNRIGTAAAEAALNDQAYLQTVIARIAASRATIAEIADRGGLKALPSATNFVTIDCGRDAAFARAIVDGLMDEAGVFIRMPGAAPLNRCIRVSAGPEAEMDAFADALPRVLHRLSKA, encoded by the coding sequence ATGTCAGCATCAGCCTTCGCCCGTTTTACGCCGCTTGCCCGTTCCCTGCCCGCGACCGTCCCTTTCGTGGGGCCGGAAGCCATCGAGCGGCAGCGGCATGCACGATTGACGGCACGGATCGGGGCGAATGAAAGCGGTTTCGGGCCAGCACCCAGCGTGATCGAGGCCATGACATCGGCGCTCACCAGTGTCTGGAAGTACAACGATCCGGAGAATTTCGATCTGAAGAAGGCGCTTGCCGGTCATCTCGGCGTGCGGCCGGACAATCTGGCGATCGGCGAAGGGATCGACGGGCTGCTCGGCCAGATCGTGCGGCTGGTCATCGAGCCAGGCATGCCGGTGGTGACGTCGCTCGGCGGTTATCCCACATTCAATTTCCACGTTGCGGGCCATGGCGGCCGGCTGGTGACCGTGCCCTACGATGGCAACGACCGGGAAAATCTCGAAGGCCTGCTGGAGGCCGCCCGGCGCGAGGATGCGCCGCTCGTCTACCTCGCCAATCCCGACAATCCCATGGGCAGCTGGTGGGATGCCGGGCGCATCGTTCAGTTCGCGGAGGCTTTGCCGGAAACGACGTTGCTCGTGCTGGACGAGGCCTATGGCGAAACGGCCCCGGCGGGCACGCTGCCCGACCTCGCCGCTTTCATCGACCGGCCGAACATCATCCGGACGCGGACATTCTCGAAGGCATATGGCCTTGCCGGAGCACGGGTCGGCTATGCGATTTCCACGCCGGGAACAGCGGCCGCCTTCGACAAGATCCGCAACCATTTCGGGATGAACCGGATCGGCACGGCGGCGGCCGAAGCGGCGTTGAACGATCAGGCCTATCTGCAGACCGTCATCGCGCGCATCGCGGCCTCCCGCGCGACAATCGCGGAGATTGCCGACCGAGGAGGCCTGAAGGCTCTGCCATCGGCTACGAATTTCGTGACCATCGACTGTGGTCGGGATGCGGCGTTCGCGCGTGCCATTGTGGACGGACTGATGGACGAGGCCGGTGTGTTCATCCGCATGCCGGGTGCGGCACCCCTCAACCGGTGCATCCGGGTAAGTGCCGGACCGGAGGCGGAAATGGACGCCTTTGCGGACGCTCTGCCGCGTGTCCTCCACCGGCTTTCCAAGGCCTGA